DNA from Streptomyces sp. NBC_01476:
TCGGCGGTGCTTACACCTCCGGCGCGGACGAGTGACCGGCCACCCGGGGCGGGTACTGGCCTGCGTCTCCCTCTGCACGGTGCTCGTCGTCGGATTCGTCGCCTCGATCAACCTCGCGGTCCCGAAGCTCGCCGCCAGCTCCATGCACCCGACCGCCTCGCAACTGCTGTGGATCGTCGACGCGTACGTCATCCTCTTCGCCTGCCTGGTGATCCCCGCCGGGGCGCTGGGGGACCGGATCGGCCGCAAAGGCGTTCTGCTCTCCGGTCTGGTGATCTTCGCCCTCGGCGCGGTCGTCTCGGCGGTCGCCAACGACGTGCCGGTGATGCTGGTCGGGCGCGCCGTCACCGGCATCGGGGCCGCCTGTGTCCTGCCCAACGCGCTCGCCGTGCTGATCCACGCCACAGAACCGGCCCGCCGTCAGCACGCCATCGCGATCTGGGCGGCGATGTCGGGCATCGGCGGGGTGATCGGCAATGTCGGTGGCGGGGCGATCCTGACCGCGGGCTCCTGGCGGTGGCTGTTCGCCGCCGTCGCCCCGATAGCGGCCGGCTGCGCGATCTGGGTGGCTGTGGGCACACCCCGCAGTTCACGGCACGACCGCAGCCTGGATCTCCCCGCGGCGGCGCTCCTCACCCTTGCCACACTGGCGCTGCTCCTCGGCATCACACAGGGACCCGAGCACGGCTGGACCAGCGCCACCGTGATCGGTGCCTTCGGCGCCGCGGTCGTTCTCTTCGCCACCTGGGTCATCACAGAACTGCGGGTGCGGCACCCGCTGCTGGACCCCAGGCTCTTCAAGATCCCTGCCCTGCGCGCTGCGAGCCTCGGCATGCTCATCGTGTTCTTCGGCATGTTCGGCTTCTTCTACCTCAACGCCTCGCTGATGCAGTACGGCCGTGGGTTCACCGTCCTCCAAGCCGGCCTCGGTGTCCTGCCGATGACCGTGCCGCTCGTCGCCGGCGCGCGCTACGTGCCGAGTCTCGTGCGGCGGGCCGGAGAACGGTTCGTCATCGGTCTGGCGTTCCTGACAATCGGCGTCGGAATCTACGGGCTGGCCACGGCCCTGCATCAGGGTTATCCCGTCTACGCCTGCTGGCTGGTCGTCGTCGGCGTGGGCGCCACCTTGTCGCTTCCGACGCTGACCGCGGCGATCTCGGCCGCGCTCCCTCGTGAGCGGGCCGGTGTCGCCGGCGGCCTCCAGTCCACCACGCGCGAGTTCGGCAGCGCCCTCGGCGTCGCGGTCATCGGCACACTGCTGACCTCGCGCTTCGTGCACCACCTCAGCCAGGACGCGCCCGGCGTGGTGAGCGCCGGGCGGACTCCGCGCACCGTCGCCGAAGCGCTCGCCGCGGCGCCCGGCCGGCACGACGCCGTGATCGCGGCGTACACCTCCGGCGCGGCGAGCGCCCTGAGGATCGTCGCGGTGCTCGTCCTCGTCGTCGGCGTGCTCATCATCGCCGAGATGACCTGGGCGGCCCGCCGCGCGACCGGCCCCGTTGCAGTCCCCACCGCTCCCGAGAAAGCGAACGCGCGATGAGACGACTGCTCGACCCCCTGCTCAGCACGGCGACGGTCGCCGGCACCGGCCCCGACGCCGGCCGGATCCGCGCCCTCACCCTGAGCGGCGAGGACATCGCCCGATGGGAGGTGATACCCGGTCAGCAGGTCCGGATACAGGTCGGCGCGGACAACCGCGTCGTCGACCGGCTCGTCGGAGCGCTGCGCACGTACTCCGTGTGGGCCCACCACGGGAGCCGGCTCGACCTGCGCGTCGTCGACCACGGCGAGGGACCCGGCGCCCGGTGGGTCCGTACCGTCCGGCCCGGCGACCAGGTGCGCCTGACGAAACCGCAGGGCACCTTCGTCTGCCGCCCCAGCGGCTACCACCTCTTCGTCGGCGACGAGACCGCCTCCGTGGCCTTCGGCGCGATGATCCGCGGACTCGACGACGGTGCA
Protein-coding regions in this window:
- a CDS encoding MFS transporter, with the protein product MTGHPGRVLACVSLCTVLVVGFVASINLAVPKLAASSMHPTASQLLWIVDAYVILFACLVIPAGALGDRIGRKGVLLSGLVIFALGAVVSAVANDVPVMLVGRAVTGIGAACVLPNALAVLIHATEPARRQHAIAIWAAMSGIGGVIGNVGGGAILTAGSWRWLFAAVAPIAAGCAIWVAVGTPRSSRHDRSLDLPAAALLTLATLALLLGITQGPEHGWTSATVIGAFGAAVVLFATWVITELRVRHPLLDPRLFKIPALRAASLGMLIVFFGMFGFFYLNASLMQYGRGFTVLQAGLGVLPMTVPLVAGARYVPSLVRRAGERFVIGLAFLTIGVGIYGLATALHQGYPVYACWLVVVGVGATLSLPTLTAAISAALPRERAGVAGGLQSTTREFGSALGVAVIGTLLTSRFVHHLSQDAPGVVSAGRTPRTVAEALAAAPGRHDAVIAAYTSGAASALRIVAVLVLVVGVLIIAEMTWAARRATGPVAVPTAPEKANAR
- a CDS encoding siderophore-interacting protein produces the protein MRRLLDPLLSTATVAGTGPDAGRIRALTLSGEDIARWEVIPGQQVRIQVGADNRVVDRLVGALRTYSVWAHHGSRLDLRVVDHGEGPGARWVRTVRPGDQVRLTKPQGTFVCRPSGYHLFVGDETASVAFGAMIRGLDDGAPAYALIEVDAPAEQLGIPREVTWIHRYGRPAANSTRLVDALAALDLPDTPGTAYLAGEARTIQLVRDHLVRTRGWQRSDIITKPFWTPGKTGME